Proteins encoded within one genomic window of Anastrepha ludens isolate Willacy chromosome 4, idAnaLude1.1, whole genome shotgun sequence:
- the LOC128861281 gene encoding serine protease nudel isoform X3 → MMAKIKRLSEDNEVFGTRTQRKSLRTALTRTLAVSGVMLLLLTTILIYHSIAPNRIDKLHEAEVLSFLKAKQYSSQSDHIPPNEGVVIAIDQVSAHDDIPVSQYDQSLDIQHLRSKIVRHRYARALPDMLDPVFLQHEPDFNSLYTKVRNKRTRLELGKLEKEYLRCKKESINSSGCMVAFMRLYNLAKDISDKMDKMKEIFNDNEEVLQRSASSASDESKKLSDKQMQTHGEGSIQNKEISEHFVRSTTETSFSAAAEEESGNNSSFSTNVDDKHIHYSWIIDGPDDGIQEKVSVQENTAATTPGIRPVTKIESMTTSLPYTPELKKIQNDTKSIPTKNYSHKISWILDGYENDGETTMPKDRPLMPETTERPEHTFSSTTKSSASMEIMSIGTEKVSWILDEFENAETQKPEKISWIIDGNDDNDTVATSTSRITSTSTRDVFEELENITEGVEKEEDRLRKLKNDAISDEEKDDSKDGYGRVVSITSGPITQSTAVLVMNETVIFTNTSDVIITYGGVCAATPRTMLDREKAHTGAKYSSHPLDYPTSEENMVEERERQYSYKAAKRPTVSPYDAKMWEELFRKGAIVPDQQGELIDNFDAGDMKTFTSFGAKVNSANLNHSPDAQFLTLCDQVAKRLRNKNTNTESERFTPAPGQRFTSRGPGGFPVTGETMKATAQFLYNPNFGMPTIPICFYITPANFRMANQSPMWTPNYSNMASSFASGPMGFNVPNGIFFVPQNFGPTGNFFRQSGGTGAGGSQSNIPKAFTNTASPRKQQQQFFCTYVQNNAENNNSGINPDGPDSGLNTMTFSNSNFKMRSSAQNLSQDIIYASYTNFPDHLGRVDNFKCESADDTSCYSGKECIRVSSWCDGYVDCSDGSDEAACRCIDRLTSNRICDGYADCPMGEDELGCFGCNDAVFSCYDSPEEYIAFNRSTVSMCYSATEKCDGVMNCLNGRDELECNVIVKDVMDHMSHTVSSSSGFLFHNYRGEWFPVCNNAQKWAQAACANEADHNAKANVTFREIVLHRPFIEPTLIGQVHFPSSCQQQDAHDKLIDKAAYVTCSQTKCGSVKKKIKTPFRRKRSKRNLLSDRRKVKNPQQLEASNGRIVGGRFSTPMQWPFVVAVYRDGKFHCAGTIYSERWIISAAHCVLNYHNYYYEIHAGMIRRLSFSSTTQIRAVSHVVVHQAYERRSMRNDLAMLRMREPLMFNRWVKPICMPDIGRTTAGEDWIWGPEENTLCTVVGWGAMREKGPGSDQLREVMVPIRKQCTELEDKYSENVCAGDVDGGRDACQGDSGGPLFCRSVNNTEEWYLAGVVSHGNGCARPGEVGAYSRVALYLDWIALAVKFPSKIQPRSMCPGYTCVWGGKRCISKKLRCNRVVDCLGGEDEVGCTYNFAPDMVSGTNVLSTTTESDYYPENVMTSPPCRAEDTARNVHIENEDEEERNKTSKNRFTTTEAGKTSTVVSTEMSTKRMRTTEINSMRTTTETSSSNEMTTVSLTPFDVENLVTTTAIDSMLSSTTKQNASPDQETSTDTNTKNFTNSSIPGKFVCQRISQIVELKNRCDRVMDCEDGTDEDDCSCRDFLKGSLSILICDGKTDCEDLTDEENCGNCTADEFLCPLSQMCVPMQKRCDGIVECDFHEDERDCFALTNGREIVLDVDRRPVLNSAGIFSRNSNGKWSVVCSHEMPLSKQIAETASNVCTQLGFKSLKFYNTTHPITHNIIVPIHPDIYKKKLHSQLSALSSVERHFRVDELAFKARIQYVEHINDECLGIFVECEAKSNNVEPIKTVSAGELRPPEAVPSSVLQPALETHGKPNVFATPPSTTVLWKKKDELLHKLDGIIENRKNMSLLIDNKLHEAIEDLHWPWVVDVYVDGRLWCVGALVDKHWVLVHDTCHYGVRFNTHYIAVLLGGGKTKHLRHKSVHEQIRRVDNFEQVPKSNVLLYHLEKPVHFTYHVLPTFFPDFSNHTTAQYPQCIAILHDDHSGRIKAVSAIEEQNDELCKASDMSCYRLVERKPPTKLLNVLDVSEEDFSSLSEEIMLKEAFEETSDTLGSSMSRFTTCTQFGKKNISRTTFEPVDQGILACKQTDTGWYPIALFDYNNTNCYSFKDSFALRTLEKVYGAIQSLIDQPKCEYSYAPPVCSTLRCMLGECLEEEQICNGLSDCHDGADEEKQMCIGRQKVCQASELKCRSTYKCVPKTKFCDHIADCDDMTDEPTLCSCYTYLQATDPKKLCDGVRNCWDKSDESPALCNCTDEHFQCGTSSKECVPRDFVCDKEPDCSNGEDEKYCIGLEFPQQIVNEKTGFTKSPQIKYKQLPQYGQVIEQTYGVWHTKCFPRSNPPDVKDVREICKKLGFNPYKLPSYRIIDDAAQKVAATNEWPDQRGRSFGNDDESPLMERYRSATKAVVVNKFSPLTLNDELTLFLKPSRPIAEVERWNATDSEMCFRLEIKCM, encoded by the exons ATAAACTTCATGAGGCTGAGGTGTTAAGTTTTCTAAAGGCAAAACAATATAGCTCTCAATCGGACCATATACCCCCAAATGAAGGGGTTGTAATCGCTATAGACCAAGTATCAGCTCACGACGACATACCTGTCAGTCAATATGATCAAAGTTTGGATATACAACATTTGCGTTCGAAAATAGTTCGCCATCGATACGCGAGAGCTTTGCCAGATATGTTGGATCCGGTATTTCTGCAACATGAACCAGATTTTAATAGTCTCTATACGAAGGTGCGAAATAAACGAACTCGTTTGGAGTTAGGAAAGTTGGAGAAAGAGTATCTTCGTTGCAAGAAGGAGTCCATAAACAGCAGTGGGTGCATGGTTGCATTCATGAGGCTGTACAACTTAGCCAAAGATATCAGTGACAAAATggataaaatgaaagaaatattcaATGATAATGAAGAAGTGTTGCAACGAAGCGCCAGCTCGGCTTCTGACGAATCGAAAAAGTTATCAGACAAACAAATGCAAACACATGGTGAGGGCAgcattcaaaataaagaaattagtgAACATTTCGTTAGATCAACGACGGAGACTAGCTTCAGTGCGGCAGCAGAAGAGGAAAGTGGAAACAATTCAAGTTTTAGTACGAACGTTGACGATAAACATATTCATTATAGCTGGATAATCGATGGACCTGATGATGGTATTCAAGAGAAAGTCTCTGTACAGGAGAATACAGCTGCAACGACACCAGGCATACGACCAGTTACAAAAATTGAGTCAATGACAACGAGTTTGCCGTATACACCAGAGCTGAAGAAAATTCAGAATGATACAAAGTCAATacccacaaaaaattattcgcacaAAATCAGTTGGATTTTAGATGGCTATGAAAATGATGGTGAAACAACAATGCCCAAGGATAGGCCTCTGATGCCTGAAACAACTGAAAGACCTGAGCATACATTCTCTAGCACGACGAAATCGAGCGCATCTATGGAAATTATGTCAATAGGTACAGAAAAAGTAAGTTGGATTTTAGATGAGTTTGAAAATGCAGAAACTCAGAAACCTGAAAAAATAAGTTGGATAATAGATGGTAACGATGACAATGATACAGTTGCTACTAGTACCAGTAGGATCACATCGACGTCAACTCGCGATGTATTCGAAGAATTGGAGAACATCACCGAAGGGGTCGAAAAAGAAGAAGACAGGCTACGTAAATTAAAGAATGACGCTATAAGTGATGAAGAAAAAGATGACTCCAAAGATGGGTACGGACGTGTTGTTTCTATTACCAGCGGCCCAATCACACAATCTACAGCTGTTCTGGTAATGAACGAAACGGTTATTTTTACCAATACTTCAGATGTTATTATCACCTATGGTGGAGTCTGCGCTGCAACGCCAAGAACAATGTTAGATCGTGAGAAGGCGCATACAGGCGCCAAGTATTCGTCCCATCCATTAGATTATCCAACGAGTGAAGAAAATATGGTTGAAGAGAGGGAACGGCAGTATAGCTATAAGGCTGCTAAACGGCCAACTGTGAGTCCATACGATGCCAAAATGTGGGAAGAATTATTTCGTAAGGGTGCTATAGTGCCAGATCAGCAAGGAGAATTAATTGACAACTTCGATGCAGGGGATATGAAAACCTTTACGAGCTTTGGAGCGAAAGTTAACTCGGCAAATTTAAACCACTCTCCgg ATGCACAGTTTTTGACCTTGTGTGATCAAGTAGCAAAGAGGTTACGCAATAAAAACACGAACACCGAATCAGAAAGATTCACACCAGCTCCAGGTCAGCGGTTTACAAGCCGCGGTCCAGGTGGTTTTCCCGTAACGGGCGAGACGATGAAAGCAACAGCTCAGTTTCTTTATAATCCTAATTTCGGTATGCCTACCATACCAATATGCTTTTACATAACACCTGCTAATTTCCGTATGGCCAACCAGAGCCCTATGTGGACACCCAATTACAGTAACATGGCCAGTAGCTTTGCTAGCGGTCCAATGGGGTTCAACGTCCCAAACGGAATTTTCTTTGTACCACAAAATTTTGGACCAACGGGAAATTTCTTTAGGCAAAGTGGTGGTACAGGTGCTGGCGG caGCCAGAGTAATATACCGAAGGCTTTTACAAATACCGCTTCGCCAcggaaacaacaacagcaattctTTTGCACTTATGTGCAAAATAATGCCGAGAATAATAACAGCGGTATAAACCCTGATGGACCAGACAGTGGTTTAAATACTATGACATTTTCGAATAGTAATTTCAAGATGCGTTCAAgtgcgcaaaatctttctcaGGACATCATTTATGCCTCCTACACGAACTTTCCTGACCACTTGGGTCGCGTGGATAATTTCAAGTGCGAATCGGCAGACGATACTAGTTGTTACAGCGGCAAAGAATGCATCCGAGTAAGTTCTTGGTGTGATGGTTATGTTGATTGCTCAGATGGCAGCGATGAGGCAGCTTGTCGTTGCATAGATCGGCTGACCAGCAATCGTATATGTGATGGATATGCCGACTGTCCGATGGGCGAAGATGAACTTGGCTGTTTTGGTTGCAATGACGCAGTTTTTTCCTGTTACGATAGTCCTGAAGAGTATATCGCTTTTAACCGATCGACAGTGTCGATGTGTTACAGCGCAACCGAAAAGTGTGACGGCGTCATGAACTGCCTGAATGGACGGGATGAACTTGAGTGCAATGTGATTGTTAAAGATGTAATGGATCACATG TCGCATACTGTTTCCAGTTCAAGTGGTTTCCTGTTTCACAATTATCGTGGAGAATGGTTTCCCGTGTGTAACAATGCTCAAAAGTGGGCCCAAGCAGCTTGTGCTAATGAAGCTGACCACAACGCCAAGGCAAATGTGACATTCCGTGAGATCGTACTACATCGCCCATTTATCGAACCAACCCTGATAGGACAGGTACATTTTCCCTCGTCATGTCAGCAGCAAGATGCACACGACAAGCTGATAGACAAAGCTGCTTATGTTACTTGCTCGCAAACTAAATGTGGTTCGGTTAAGAAGAAAATTAAGACACCTTTCCGTCGGAAACGATCGAAGAGAAATTTATTGTCTGATAGGCGAAAAGTTAAGAACCCACAACAGTTGGAAGCTTCTAATGGGCGTATTGTAGGCGGAAGATTCAGCACACCAATGCAATGGCCTTTTGTGGTTGCAGTGTATAGAGATGGCAAATTTCACTGTGCTGGAACAATATATTCGGAAAGATGG ATTATCAGCGCTGCCCACTGCGTCTTAAATTACCATAACTATTATTACGAAATTCACGCTGGCATGATTCGTCGATTGAGCTTTTCGAGTACTACACAAATTCGTGCAGTGTCCCATGTGGTTGTACACCAAGCGTATGAGAGGCGTAGTATGCGCAACGATCTAGCGATGTTACGTATGAGGGAGCCGCTTATGTTTAATCGGTGGGTGAAACCGATATGTATGCCAGATATTGGACGAACGACGGCCGGAGAAGATTGGATTTGGGGGCCGGAAGAGAACACTTTATGCACGGTTGTGGGTTGGGGTGCGATGCGTGAGAAAGGACCTGGGA GTGATCAATTACGCGAGGTGATGGTGCCAATACGAAAGCAGTGTACCGAGTTAGAGGATAAATATTCCGAGAATGTTTGTGCTGGTGATGTGGATGGTGGACGTGATGCTTGCCAGGGTGATTCTGGAGGCCCTCTATTCTGTCGTAGTGTCAACAATACTGAGGAATGGTACTTAGCTGGAGTTGTTAGTCATGGTAATGGTTGTGCGCGTCCCGGAGAGGTTGGTGCTTACTCTCGAGTAGCGCTTTACTTGGACTGGATTGCATTAGCGGTGAAATTCCCCTCGAAAATACAACCACGTTCAATGTGCCCTGGCTACACTTGTGTCTGGGGTGGAAAACGTTGTATATCAAAGAAACTACGTTGCAATCGTGTCGTTGATTGCTTAGGAGGTGAAGATGAAGTTGGTTGCACTTACAATTTTGCACCAGATATGGTTTCTGGTACGAACGTCCTATCGACAACAACAGAGAGTGATTATTATCCTGAGAATGTGATGACATCACCACCATGCAGGGCAGAGGATACAGCTCGAAATGTTCATATTGAAAATGAGGATGAGGAAGAAAGAAACAAAACTAGTAAAAATAGGTTTACTACGACAGAAGCTGGTAAAACCAGTACGGTGGTAAGTACAGAAATGAGTACCAAGCGAATGAGAACAACGGAAATAAACTCGATGAGAACTACAACTGAAACCTCGTCTTCAAACGAAATGACAACAGTATCACTGACACCTTTTGATGTAGAAAACTTGGTTACAACAACTGCAATTGATTCTATGCTTTCTTCCACGACGAAACAAAATGCAAGCCCGGATCAGGAAACGTCAActgatacaaatacaaaaaattttactaactcAAGCATACCAGGAAAATTTGTATGTCAAAG AATATCACAAATAGTCGAGCTGAAAAATCGTTGCGATCGTGTTATGGATTGCGAGGACGGTACGGACGAGGACGATTGCAGCTGTCGCGACTTTTTGAAAGGATCACTCAGTATATTAATTTGTGATGGCAAAACTGATTGTGAAGATTTAACCGATGAAGAGAACTgtg GTAACTGTACCGCTGATGAATTCCTCTGTCCACTCTCGCAAATGTGCGTACCAATGCAGAAACGTTGTGATGGTATTGTTGAGTGTGATTTTCATGAGGATGAAAGAGACTGCT TCGCCTTAACTAATGGCCGGGAAATTGTTTTGGATGTCGATAGGCGACCTGTTTTGAATAGTGCAGGCATATTTTCACGAAATAGTAATGGCAAATGGAGTGTTGTGTGTTCTCACGAGATGCCCTTATCCAAGCAAATTGCTGAAACGGCAAGCAACGTATGCACCCAGCTTGGCTTCAAAAGCTTAAAATTCTATAATACCACTCACCCCATAACACACAACATCATAGTACCTATTCACCCAGAcatttacaaaaagaagctaCATTCACAGCTTTCCGCATTATCCAGCGTCGAGCGTCATTTTCGCGTAGATGAGCTCGCATTCAAAGCCCGCATACAATACGTAGAACATATCAACGATGAATGTTTGGGTATTTTTGTAGAGTGTGAGGCTAAATCGAATAATGTAGAACCCATTAAGACTGTAAGTGCTGGCGAGTTAAGGCCGCCAGAAGCGGTGCCGTCATCCGTATTGCAACCAGCTCTGGAGACACATGGAAAGCCGAATGTATTCGCAACACCGCCATCGACGACGGTTTTGTGGAAAAAGAAAGATGAGCTGCTGCATAAGTTGGATGGAATAATTGAGAACCGGAAAAATATGTCATTGCTGATAGATAACAAATTGCATGAAGCCATAGAAGATTTGCATTGGCCGTGGGTAGTTGATGTTTACGTTGATGGTAGGTTGTGGTGTGTCGGTGCATTGGTTGATAAGCATTGGGTGCTGGTACACGATACGTGCCACTACGGCGTTAG ATTCAATACTCATTACATCGCTGTACTTCTGGGTGGAGGTAAGACGAAACACCTTCGCCATAAGAGCGTGCACGAACAAATACGACGTGTTGACAATTTTGAGCAAGTTCCTAAGAGCAACGTGCTACTGTACCACTTGGAGAAGCCTGTGCACTTTACATATCACGTGCTGCCTACGTTTTTTCCAGACTT CTCTAACCACACAACTGCTCAGTATCCTCAATGCATTGCTATTCTACACGATGATCACAGTGGTCGCATCAAAGCGGTGTCTGCCATTGAGGAACAAAATGATGAACTCTGTAAAGCCTCCGATATGTCCTGTTATCGTCTAGTGGAGCGCAAGCCGCCTACGAAGCTTCTCAATGTGTTGGATGTTAGCGAAGAGGATTTTTCTAGTTTGTCGGAAGAAATCATGTTAAAAGAAGCTTTCGAAGAAACTAGCGACACTTTGGGCTCGTCGATGTCCCGTTTTACTACTTGCACACAGTTTGGCAAGAAAAACATCAGCCGCACGACATTCGAGCCTGTTGATCAGGGTATTTTAGCTTGCAAGCAAACGGATACCGGCTGGTATCCAATAGCTTTATTCGACTATAATAATACGAATTGTTATAGTTTTAAGGATTCATTTGCATTGCGCACTCTCGAAAAGGTTTATGGAGCGATACAGAGTTTGATAG ATCAACCGAAATGTGAGTATTCTTACGCGCCACCAGTTTGCAGTACTCTTCGTTGTATGCTTGGGGAGTGCTTGGAGGAAGAACAAATTTGTAATGGATTGAGCGATTGTCATGACGGTGCTGATGAAGAGAAACAGATGTGCATCGGGCGACAgaaag tTTGCCAGGCGTCAGAGTTGAAATGCCGTTCTACCTATAAATGCGTACCAAAGACGAAATTTTGCGATCATATAGCCGACTGCGATGACATGACCGACGAGCCTACACTCTGCTCTTGCTACACATATCTGCA AGCCACCGATCCAAAGAAATTATGCGACGGTGTACGAAACTGTTGGGACAAAAGCGATGAAAGTCCAGCGCTATGTAATTGCACTGATGAACATTTTCAATGTGGCAC CTCATCGAAAGAGTGTGTGCCGCGCGATTTTGTTTGTGACAAAGAACCGGACTGTTCCAATGGCGAAGATGAGAAGTATTGTATTGGTCTTGAATTTCCACAGCAGATAGTGAATGAAAAAACAGGTTTTACAAAATCACCACAAAT CAAATACAAGCAATTGCCTCAGTATGGTCAGGTGATCGAACAGACCTATGGGGTGTGGCATACCAAATGTTTTCCGCGCAGCAATCCACCAGATGTGAAGGACGTGCGTGAAATATGCAAGAAACTTGGATTTAATCCGTATAAATTGCCGAGCTATCGGATAATTGATGATGCGGCTCAAAAGGTGGCCGCTACAAATGAATGGCCCGATCAGCGTGGTCGTAGTTTTGGCAATGACGATGAATCACCGCTAATGGAACGCTATCGCAGTGCCACAAAAGCCGTGGTTGTGAATAAATTTTCCCCGCTAACCCTCAATGATGAATTGACGTTATTCCTGAAACCAAGTAGACCGATCGCAGAGGTGGAGCGCTGGAATGCAACGGATTCGGAAATGTGTTTTCGGCTCGAAATCAAGTGCATGTAG